Proteins encoded together in one Pseudomonas sp. TCU-HL1 window:
- the selO gene encoding protein adenylyltransferase SelO, translated as MKTLDELQFDNRFARLGDAFSTEVLPEPIAEPRLVVVSPAAMALLDLDPAEAETQLFAEIFSGHKLWSEAEPRAMVYSGHQFGAYNPRLGDGRGLLLGEVLNDAGEHWDLHLKGAGQTPYSRMGDGRAVLRSSIREFLASEYLHALGIATSRALCVTGSSTPVYRESRETGAMLLRLSPSHVRFGHFEYFYYTRQHEQLEVLGRYVLECHFPQCLEQEQPWSAFFREVLERNADLIARWQAYGFCHGVMNTDNMSILGITFDYGPYAFLDDFDANHICNHSDDSGRYSFSNQVPIAHWNLAALAQALTPFVEVEQLRETLNLFLPLYQTHYLDLMRRRLGFTSAADSDEALVQRLLQLMQGSAVDYNQFFRRLGSEAPEQAMRKLREDFIDLAGFDAWATDYQARAAVDGDDQEARQARMHAVNPKYVLRNYLAQHAIEAAQQGDYTEVRQLHAVLSRPFDEQPGMERYAERPPEWGKHLEISCSS; from the coding sequence ATGAAGACACTCGACGAACTGCAGTTCGACAACCGCTTCGCCCGCCTGGGCGACGCCTTTTCCACCGAGGTGCTGCCCGAGCCCATCGCCGAGCCCCGCCTGGTGGTGGTGAGCCCAGCGGCCATGGCGCTGCTCGACCTGGACCCGGCCGAGGCTGAAACCCAGCTCTTCGCCGAGATTTTCTCCGGACATAAGCTGTGGTCCGAGGCCGAACCCCGGGCGATGGTCTATTCCGGCCACCAATTCGGCGCCTACAACCCGCGCCTGGGTGACGGCCGTGGCCTGCTGCTGGGCGAGGTCCTGAACGATGCCGGCGAGCACTGGGACCTGCACCTCAAGGGCGCCGGACAAACGCCCTACTCACGCATGGGCGATGGCCGCGCGGTGCTGCGCAGTTCGATCCGCGAATTCCTCGCCAGTGAATACCTGCACGCCCTGGGCATCGCCACCAGCCGCGCGCTGTGCGTGACCGGTTCCTCGACCCCCGTCTATCGGGAGTCCCGCGAAACCGGCGCCATGCTGCTGCGCCTGTCGCCCAGCCATGTGCGCTTCGGCCACTTCGAGTACTTCTATTACACGCGCCAGCACGAACAGCTCGAAGTCCTGGGCCGGTACGTTCTCGAGTGTCACTTCCCGCAGTGCCTGGAACAGGAGCAGCCCTGGTCGGCCTTCTTCCGCGAAGTGCTGGAACGCAATGCCGATCTGATCGCACGGTGGCAGGCCTACGGCTTCTGTCACGGCGTAATGAACACGGACAACATGTCCATCCTCGGCATCACCTTCGACTATGGGCCCTACGCCTTCCTCGACGACTTCGATGCCAATCACATCTGCAACCACTCCGACGACAGCGGCCGCTACAGCTTCAGCAACCAGGTGCCCATCGCCCACTGGAACCTGGCGGCGCTGGCCCAGGCGCTGACGCCCTTCGTCGAGGTGGAGCAGCTGAGGGAAACCCTGAACCTCTTCCTGCCGCTTTATCAGACCCACTACCTGGACCTGATGCGCCGTCGCCTGGGTTTCACCTCCGCCGCTGATTCGGACGAGGCGCTGGTGCAGCGCCTGCTGCAACTGATGCAAGGCAGCGCGGTGGACTACAACCAGTTCTTCCGCCGCCTGGGCAGTGAGGCGCCGGAACAGGCGATGCGCAAACTGCGGGAAGACTTCATCGACCTGGCCGGCTTCGATGCCTGGGCCACCGACTACCAGGCCCGCGCGGCGGTGGATGGCGACGACCAAGAGGCGCGCCAGGCGCGGATGCACGCGGTGAACCCCAAGTACGTGTTGCGCAACTACCTGGCTCAGCACGCCATCGAGGCCGCCCAGCAGGGCGACTACACCGAGGTTCGCCAGCTGCATGCCGTGCTCTCACGCCCGTTCGACGAGCAGCCGGGCATGGAGCGCTACGCCGAACGCCCGCCCGAATGGGGCAAGCATCTGGAAATCAGCTGCTCGTCGTAA
- a CDS encoding aspartate/glutamate racemase family protein — translation MRTLGVLGGMSWESTVTYYQLLNRGVRDRLGGLHSAPLLLHSVDFAQIAAQQKAGEWDAAGRVLAEAARGLEGAGATALLLATNTMHKVAAAIEQAVDIPLLHIGDAVGQALQARGIKHAALLGTRFIMQEDFYRERLDRRFGIQVRVPDAEAMVEIDRVIFQELCVGRFQSEARAFYLDQLAQLKAGGAQAAILSCTEIGLLLEGCESPLPLVDSAERHVAMGLEWMLADF, via the coding sequence ATGAGGACGCTGGGCGTGTTGGGAGGGATGAGCTGGGAATCCACCGTCACTTATTACCAGTTGCTCAATCGGGGTGTGCGTGACCGCCTGGGTGGGCTGCATTCGGCGCCCCTGCTGTTGCACTCGGTGGATTTCGCGCAGATCGCGGCGCAGCAGAAGGCGGGGGAATGGGACGCTGCCGGCCGTGTGCTGGCCGAAGCCGCGCGTGGCCTGGAGGGCGCCGGTGCGACAGCGTTGCTGCTGGCCACCAACACCATGCACAAAGTCGCCGCGGCCATCGAGCAGGCTGTGGACATCCCGCTTCTCCATATAGGCGATGCCGTTGGCCAGGCGCTGCAGGCGCGCGGCATCAAGCACGCCGCCCTGCTCGGCACGCGTTTCATCATGCAGGAAGACTTCTACCGCGAACGTCTGGATCGACGATTCGGCATCCAGGTGCGGGTGCCTGACGCCGAGGCCATGGTGGAGATTGACCGGGTGATCTTTCAGGAGCTCTGCGTCGGACGCTTCCAGTCGGAGGCGCGGGCGTTCTATCTCGACCAGCTGGCGCAATTGAAGGCTGGGGGTGCCCAGGCGGCCATTCTCAGCTGTACCGAAATCGGCCTGCTGCTGGAGGGGTGTGAATCGCCGCTGCCCCTGGTGGACAGCGCCGAGCGGCATGTGGCGATGGGGCTGGAGTGGATGCTGGCTGACTTCTAG